A window of Bradyrhizobium sp. AZCC 1610 contains these coding sequences:
- the fliF gene encoding flagellar basal-body MS-ring/collar protein FliF translates to MQSLVAFLKGLGASRLMAMVAVTTALIGFFAFVIMRVTTPQMTTLFTDLSTEDSSGIIKDLERQAIPFELRNEGAVIMVPKDKVTRLRMKLAESNLPKGGGVGYEIFDKSDALGTTSFVQNINHLRALEGELARTIRAIDRIQAARVHLVLPERPLFAREAPEPSASIVVRVRGSLEPQQIRAIRHVVASAVNGLKPQRVSIVDEAGRLLADGAGKEADIAVGEERRTAFEKRMRNEVEAIVSSVVGQGRARVQLTADFDYNKVTQTSDKFDPEGRVLRSTQTREESSLTAENNGQVTVNNELPGNQTNTTGPAARDQSKKSEETNNYEISRTTKTEVTEAGRVNRISVAVLVDGAYTKNEKGEMVYQDRSKEQLDRIATLVRSAIGFDQKRGDQVEVVNLRFAEAPTVPPVVEPGGLLGMLQFTKDDVMYVIELGVMMLLGLVVLFMVIRPLVKRILAAEVIPAQPQPALALTDGTQAELGPGQALIAGTSGTAQLIDVAQVQGQVHAQAVHRVGELAERNPNETASIVRQWLSEPVEN, encoded by the coding sequence GTGCAAAGTCTCGTTGCTTTCCTGAAAGGCCTGGGTGCGTCACGGCTGATGGCTATGGTTGCGGTGACGACCGCGCTGATCGGCTTCTTCGCCTTCGTCATCATGCGCGTCACGACGCCGCAGATGACCACCCTGTTCACCGACCTCTCCACCGAAGATTCCTCCGGCATCATCAAGGATCTGGAGCGCCAGGCCATTCCCTTCGAGCTGCGCAACGAAGGCGCGGTCATCATGGTGCCGAAGGACAAGGTCACGCGGCTGCGGATGAAGCTGGCCGAAAGCAACCTGCCCAAGGGCGGCGGCGTCGGCTACGAGATTTTCGACAAGTCCGATGCGCTCGGCACCACGAGCTTCGTCCAGAACATCAACCATCTGCGCGCGCTGGAGGGTGAACTCGCCCGCACCATCCGCGCCATCGACCGCATCCAGGCCGCCCGCGTCCATCTGGTGCTGCCGGAACGGCCCTTGTTCGCGCGCGAGGCGCCGGAGCCGTCAGCCTCGATCGTGGTGCGGGTGCGCGGCAGCCTCGAACCGCAGCAGATCCGCGCCATCCGCCACGTCGTCGCCTCAGCCGTCAACGGATTGAAGCCGCAGCGGGTGTCGATCGTCGACGAAGCCGGCCGGCTGCTGGCTGACGGCGCCGGCAAGGAAGCCGATATCGCCGTCGGTGAAGAGCGCCGCACGGCCTTCGAGAAGCGCATGCGCAACGAGGTCGAGGCGATCGTCTCCTCGGTGGTCGGCCAGGGCCGTGCCCGCGTCCAGCTCACCGCCGACTTCGACTACAACAAGGTCACCCAGACTTCGGACAAGTTCGATCCCGAGGGCCGCGTGCTGCGCTCCACCCAGACCCGCGAGGAATCTTCGCTGACCGCCGAGAACAACGGCCAGGTGACGGTCAACAACGAACTGCCCGGCAACCAGACCAACACCACCGGGCCTGCGGCCCGCGACCAGAGCAAGAAGAGCGAAGAGACCAACAATTACGAGATTTCCCGCACCACCAAGACCGAGGTCACCGAGGCCGGACGCGTCAACCGGATCTCGGTCGCGGTGCTGGTCGACGGCGCCTATACCAAGAACGAAAAAGGCGAAATGGTCTATCAGGACCGCAGCAAGGAACAGCTCGACCGCATCGCCACCCTGGTCCGCTCGGCGATCGGCTTCGACCAGAAGCGCGGCGACCAGGTCGAGGTCGTCAATCTTCGCTTTGCCGAAGCGCCGACGGTCCCCCCGGTGGTGGAGCCGGGCGGCCTGCTCGGCATGCTGCAGTTCACCAAGGATGACGTCATGTACGTCATCGAACTCGGCGTCATGATGCTGCTCGGCCTCGTGGTGCTGTTCATGGTGATCCGCCCGCTGGTCAAGCGCATCCTGGCTGCCGAAGTAATTCCCGCGCAGCCCCAGCCGGCGCTCGCTTTGACCGACGGCACGCAGGCCGAACTCGGACCCGGCCAGGCCCTGATTGCCGGCACCAGCGGCACCGCCCAGTTGATCGACGTCGCCCAGGTTCAGGGCCAGGTCCACGCGCAAGCGGTGCACCGGGTCGGCGAACTGGCCGAACGCAATCCGAACGAGACCGCCTCCATCGTTCGCCAATGGCTCAGCGAACCCGTCGAGAACTGA
- the sciP gene encoding CtrA inhibitor SciP: MTEPHRPRVKYVIGPDGSPLTIADLPAPGTKRWVIRRKAEVVAAVRGGLLSLEEACSRYTLTVDEFLSWQFSIDQHGLAGLRTTRIQQYRQ; encoded by the coding sequence ATGACAGAACCCCATCGCCCGAGGGTAAAATACGTCATCGGGCCTGACGGCAGTCCGTTAACAATTGCCGACTTGCCCGCGCCCGGAACCAAACGGTGGGTGATCCGCCGCAAGGCCGAAGTCGTTGCGGCAGTCCGCGGAGGCCTGCTCTCCCTCGAGGAAGCCTGCAGCCGCTATACGCTGACAGTCGACGAATTCCTGTCCTGGCAGTTTTCCATCGATCAGCATGGCCTGGCCGGTTTGCGGACCACCCGCATTCAGCAATATCGGCAGTAA
- a CDS encoding flagellar hook assembly protein FlgD, which produces MAVDATMPTTIVSATGTGTAASNKTASEKTTGIADNFQTFLTLLTTQLQNQNPLDPLDTNQFTQQLVQFAGVEQQLRSNEQLKALVEIEKSAQATQALVYVGNTVAVDGSKAQFDKSATWNFHSEKSTSATITITNSAGQTAYTGSYALKEGNSSFVWDGKGNDGVQWPAGNYTLTATGKDSSGNNVAISTEVQGIVDSVDLSASPPLLSIGGQNYTTDKIKRVVRPGASS; this is translated from the coding sequence ATGGCAGTCGATGCAACCATGCCGACGACGATCGTCTCAGCGACCGGGACCGGTACCGCCGCCAGCAACAAGACCGCTTCGGAGAAGACGACGGGAATTGCGGATAATTTCCAGACCTTCCTGACGCTGCTGACCACGCAGCTGCAGAACCAGAATCCGCTCGATCCGCTGGACACCAACCAGTTTACCCAGCAGCTCGTGCAGTTTGCCGGAGTCGAGCAGCAGCTCAGATCGAACGAACAGTTGAAGGCGCTGGTGGAGATCGAAAAGAGCGCGCAGGCGACCCAGGCGCTGGTTTATGTCGGCAATACCGTTGCCGTCGACGGCAGCAAGGCGCAGTTCGACAAATCGGCGACCTGGAATTTTCACTCCGAGAAAAGCACCTCCGCGACGATCACGATCACCAATTCGGCCGGGCAGACCGCCTATACCGGGTCCTATGCGCTGAAAGAGGGCAATTCCAGTTTCGTCTGGGACGGCAAGGGCAATGATGGGGTGCAGTGGCCGGCCGGCAATTACACCTTGACCGCCACCGGCAAGGACAGCTCCGGCAACAACGTGGCGATCTCCACCGAGGTCCAGGGCATCGTCGACTCAGTCGATCTCAGCGCCTCCCCGCCGCTGCTTTCGATCGGCGGGCAAAACTACACCACCGACAAGATCAAGCGCGTGGTCCGTCCGGGCGCCTCCAGCTAG
- a CDS encoding flagellar hook-length control protein FliK translates to MVSVTSEVSANTSFQNAAARSARPDSEPPARNDSFAALVDSNTAANNNDNRTQDNAPAPRRSDDAQAASDNRARDNAAASDKADKAARNDSNDRNAAAKAHSDKARDDGKADSTADADTKTDAATNRRAKSKSDAPKSDGAKSDETTQASSGDASAAGDQTETSQEGTAVVTADAIAVAIPAAAAPAATASATQATDKATAPLAIAAAAIAASASLAAETAPAAPAAEATEAAATQPATANAAQANVVAKTSAQGGVGQAVSAQATSADPSIATGIAQAASVVAATPAATKAAAQLKNPDLARKGATTAVEQTVTTDTAAPAAPAADTIVPAVTPPTEAAGKPKSDNGIADAVKADASGNSIAPPAAQTNAYLAALDVGQSPVNSSGNGLQAAGAIQAQQSAAPATTPATATQLTATAAASAPVLVSGLAMEIAASAKSGKTRFEIRLDPAELGRIDVRIDIDRHGQMTSHLTVERPETLSMLRQDANQLQRALDNAGLSTGNGGLQFSLRDQSSQGQNDGNQSNPNAHRLVVGEEDSVPAVVAGRGYGRMLGSSGGVDIRV, encoded by the coding sequence GTGGTTAGTGTCACGTCAGAAGTATCGGCAAACACATCTTTTCAAAATGCGGCGGCGAGGTCCGCCCGGCCGGATTCCGAGCCGCCGGCCAGAAACGACAGCTTCGCGGCGCTGGTCGACAGCAATACGGCCGCCAACAACAACGACAATCGCACCCAGGACAACGCGCCCGCCCCGCGCCGCTCCGACGATGCGCAAGCCGCATCCGACAACCGTGCGCGCGACAATGCTGCCGCATCGGACAAGGCGGACAAGGCCGCGCGCAACGATTCGAATGATCGCAACGCCGCGGCCAAAGCACACAGCGACAAGGCACGCGACGACGGCAAAGCCGACAGCACCGCCGATGCCGATACCAAGACCGATGCCGCGACGAACCGCCGCGCCAAATCGAAGTCCGATGCCCCGAAGTCCGATGGCGCAAAGTCCGACGAGACGACGCAGGCATCTTCCGGCGACGCTTCCGCGGCAGGCGATCAGACCGAGACGTCACAGGAGGGAACGGCCGTCGTGACGGCCGATGCCATTGCCGTTGCCATCCCTGCTGCCGCAGCGCCGGCGGCGACAGCTTCCGCGACACAAGCAACCGACAAGGCGACCGCGCCGCTTGCCATCGCAGCGGCAGCGATCGCAGCCTCCGCTTCGCTCGCCGCCGAGACCGCGCCGGCCGCTCCCGCCGCTGAAGCCACCGAGGCCGCCGCCACCCAGCCCGCGACCGCGAACGCCGCGCAGGCCAACGTCGTCGCCAAGACCAGTGCGCAAGGCGGCGTCGGCCAGGCCGTCAGCGCCCAGGCCACATCCGCCGATCCATCCATCGCAACCGGTATTGCTCAGGCCGCTTCAGTGGTCGCAGCGACGCCCGCCGCCACCAAAGCCGCCGCGCAACTCAAGAACCCTGATCTCGCCAGGAAGGGCGCCACGACGGCGGTCGAGCAGACCGTCACCACCGATACTGCCGCCCCCGCAGCACCTGCCGCGGATACCATTGTGCCCGCCGTCACGCCGCCGACCGAAGCCGCGGGCAAGCCGAAGTCCGACAATGGCATAGCCGACGCCGTGAAGGCCGACGCGTCAGGCAATTCCATCGCGCCGCCGGCCGCCCAAACCAATGCGTATCTTGCCGCCCTTGATGTCGGCCAGTCGCCGGTCAATTCCTCCGGCAACGGCCTGCAGGCCGCCGGCGCAATCCAGGCGCAGCAATCGGCCGCTCCCGCCACGACGCCGGCTACTGCGACCCAGCTTACCGCCACGGCCGCCGCAAGCGCGCCGGTACTGGTGAGCGGACTTGCGATGGAAATCGCCGCGTCTGCCAAGAGCGGCAAGACCCGCTTCGAAATCCGGCTCGATCCCGCCGAACTCGGCCGCATCGATGTCCGCATCGATATCGATCGCCACGGCCAGATGACGTCGCATCTGACGGTCGAACGGCCGGAAACGCTGTCAATGCTACGCCAGGACGCCAACCAGTTGCAGCGCGCACTCGACAACGCCGGACTCTCGACCGGCAATGGCGGACTGCAGTTCAGCCTGCGCGACCAATCTTCGCAAGGCCAGAACGACGGTAACCAGTCCAATCCCAACGCGCATCGCCTCGTCGTCGGCGAGGAAGACAGCGTGCCGGCCGTCGTCGCCGGCCGCGGCTATGGCCGCATGCTCGGTTCGAGCGGCGGCGTCGACATCAGAGTTTAA
- the mnmA gene encoding tRNA 2-thiouridine(34) synthase MnmA, whose product MRNSLDLEGRPQDTRIVVAMSGGVDSSVTAALLKSEGYDVVGITLQLYDHGAATHRKGACCAGRDIHDARNVAERIGIPHYVLDYESRFRESVIDNFADSYALGETPVPCIECNRSIKFRDLLATARELGAQALATGHYVASRRLADGSRALVCAADSDRDQSYFLFATTREQLDYLRFPLGDMTKPQARELARRFGLEVADKQDSQDICFVPTGRYTDIIGRLKPGAIEPGDIVDLDGRVVGRHQGIVHFTVGQRKGLGIAAGAPLYVVKLDAASRRVVVGPREALRMDRIRLRDINWIGDGLLDRVIGDGIEMFVRVRSTRAPQPAWLRAVDGGYEVELVAGEEGVSPGQACVFYDAPAGQARVLGGGFIKSATARHAAARAGAQQATAPLAEAMRS is encoded by the coding sequence ATGCGAAACAGTCTGGATCTCGAAGGCCGTCCGCAAGATACGCGGATCGTGGTCGCCATGTCCGGCGGCGTCGATTCCTCGGTGACGGCTGCCTTGCTGAAGTCCGAGGGCTACGACGTGGTCGGGATCACGCTGCAGCTTTACGACCACGGCGCGGCCACCCATCGCAAGGGCGCCTGCTGCGCCGGCCGCGATATCCACGATGCCCGCAACGTCGCGGAGCGGATCGGCATTCCGCATTACGTGCTCGACTATGAAAGCCGCTTCCGCGAATCCGTGATCGACAATTTTGCCGACAGCTACGCGCTCGGCGAGACGCCGGTGCCCTGCATCGAGTGCAACCGATCGATCAAGTTTCGCGATCTCTTGGCGACCGCGCGCGAACTCGGCGCGCAGGCGCTCGCGACCGGGCATTATGTCGCCTCGCGCCGTCTCGCCGACGGATCGCGTGCGCTGGTGTGCGCGGCGGATTCCGATCGCGACCAGAGCTATTTCCTGTTCGCGACCACGCGCGAGCAGCTCGACTATCTGCGCTTCCCCCTTGGCGACATGACCAAGCCGCAGGCGCGCGAACTGGCGCGTCGCTTCGGCCTCGAAGTCGCCGACAAGCAGGATAGCCAGGACATCTGTTTCGTGCCGACCGGGCGCTACACCGATATTATCGGCCGCCTGAAGCCGGGTGCGATCGAGCCCGGCGACATCGTCGATCTCGACGGCCGCGTCGTCGGCCGGCATCAGGGCATCGTTCATTTCACCGTCGGCCAGCGCAAGGGACTGGGGATCGCCGCCGGCGCGCCGCTCTATGTCGTCAAGCTCGATGCGGCCAGCCGCCGCGTCGTGGTGGGGCCGCGCGAGGCATTGCGGATGGATCGCATCCGCCTTCGTGACATCAACTGGATCGGCGACGGGCTGCTGGATCGCGTCATCGGCGACGGCATCGAGATGTTCGTGCGCGTGCGCTCGACGCGCGCGCCGCAGCCGGCCTGGTTGCGCGCGGTCGACGGCGGTTATGAGGTCGAACTCGTTGCCGGCGAAGAGGGCGTTTCACCCGGCCAGGCCTGCGTGTTCTACGATGCGCCTGCGGGACAGGCGCGCGTGCTCGGCGGCGGATTCATCAAGAGCGCGACCGCACGCCATGCGGCGGCGAGGGCAGGGGCGCAGCAAGCGACCGCGCCACTCGCCGAGGCAATGCGCAGTTAA
- a CDS encoding class I SAM-dependent methyltransferase: protein MAGDIDREGVEKAYGRWAPVYDLVFGKVFDEGRRSTIAEADKIGGRVLDVGVGTGLSLSEYSRSTKLCGVDISEPMLRRARKRVREFGLTNVETLAVMDAKNLAFPDAFFDAVVAQYVITAVPDPEATLDDFIRVLKPGGELILVNHIGAESGPRRIFELAFAPLARRLGWRPEFPWERLTDWAAKHGGVTLTERRPMPPMGHFSLIRFQKS, encoded by the coding sequence ATGGCTGGGGACATCGACCGCGAGGGGGTCGAAAAGGCTTATGGGCGCTGGGCGCCGGTCTACGATCTCGTTTTCGGCAAGGTATTCGACGAGGGCCGCCGATCGACCATCGCGGAAGCCGACAAGATCGGCGGGCGCGTTCTCGATGTTGGCGTCGGCACCGGGCTGTCGCTGTCCGAATATTCGCGCAGCACGAAATTGTGCGGCGTCGACATTTCCGAGCCGATGCTGCGGCGGGCGCGGAAGCGCGTGCGCGAGTTCGGCCTCACCAACGTCGAAACGCTCGCGGTGATGGACGCCAAGAACCTGGCGTTTCCGGATGCGTTTTTCGATGCGGTGGTGGCGCAATATGTCATCACGGCGGTGCCGGATCCCGAGGCGACGCTGGATGATTTTATCCGCGTGCTCAAACCCGGCGGCGAGCTCATCCTGGTCAATCACATCGGCGCCGAAAGCGGCCCGCGCCGCATCTTCGAACTGGCCTTCGCACCACTGGCGCGGCGGCTCGGCTGGCGGCCGGAATTCCCGTGGGAACGCCTGACTGACTGGGCCGCCAAACATGGCGGTGTCACCCTGACCGAGCGGCGGCCGATGCCGCCGATGGGACATTTTTCGCTGATCCGTTTTCAGAAATCGTGA
- a CDS encoding DUF2971 domain-containing protein: MAGGDKIPKRLYKYRAFSNLTLDVLVADNLFFADPSTFNDPLDTRPSLETDLGAQDLERVFIKFVERRVTAEMAAAAKKIKYRGPKTVEHISRQARRRAEELIANIRYNATNPEYEVADPLQVLLGQYVEEELLRQYDKGIVSFAERTNCPLMWSHYGDQHKGVCIGYSVPDDAAENLYKVGYGGCRFVEASKVAAMLDGDDIARQTVDTAVLLRKAASWRYEREWRLIGQRGLQNSPLELEEVIFGIRCESAVKYAVVKALEDRRRPVRFYEMRELRGTFRLKKCALDTDELCAFFPRRFRSIYEAFETVSEVEA; this comes from the coding sequence ATGGCTGGGGGCGACAAGATACCGAAGCGACTTTACAAATACCGAGCGTTCAGCAACCTCACGCTCGACGTTCTGGTTGCCGACAACCTCTTCTTCGCTGATCCGAGCACCTTTAACGATCCCCTCGACACACGTCCTTCCCTGGAGACAGATCTCGGCGCGCAGGATCTCGAGCGTGTTTTCATCAAATTCGTTGAGCGACGTGTTACTGCCGAGATGGCCGCGGCGGCGAAGAAAATCAAATACCGAGGGCCGAAGACGGTCGAGCACATCTCTCGGCAAGCTCGCCGGCGCGCCGAAGAGCTGATCGCAAATATTCGGTACAACGCCACGAATCCAGAATACGAGGTCGCGGATCCTCTCCAGGTTCTCCTCGGTCAATACGTCGAGGAGGAACTGCTCCGTCAATACGATAAGGGAATCGTCTCGTTCGCCGAACGGACGAATTGCCCTCTGATGTGGAGCCACTATGGCGACCAACACAAAGGCGTGTGCATAGGCTACTCGGTCCCGGACGATGCCGCCGAAAACCTCTACAAGGTCGGATACGGCGGCTGCAGGTTCGTGGAAGCGAGCAAAGTCGCCGCCATGCTCGATGGCGACGATATAGCCCGTCAGACTGTCGATACCGCGGTCCTGCTTAGAAAGGCAGCGAGCTGGCGCTATGAACGGGAATGGCGGCTAATCGGCCAGCGGGGCTTGCAGAATTCCCCGCTTGAGCTGGAGGAGGTCATCTTCGGCATCCGGTGTGAGTCCGCCGTCAAGTACGCTGTGGTGAAGGCTCTGGAGGATCGGCGCCGACCTGTCCGCTTCTACGAGATGCGGGAGCTACGTGGCACGTTTCGACTCAAGAAGTGCGCGCTGGACACGGATGAACTATGCGCGTTCTTTCCACGGCGGTTCCGTTCGATTTACGAGGCGTTCGAGACCGTGAGCGAGGTCGAGGCTTGA
- a CDS encoding HlyD family secretion protein, with the protein MAESDSFSAEKKALVERQSDMVARNAASTYMLKPTTHQYSAALHNADAENAKLNQKIAQLDALGKGIYVGDDLVAIGTLVQKRRDIDLDEKRMEIEEKELAAVLEDHQRLIDIEQTRLDSLAGANVRVTSAGNILNVGAGPGRHVNAGDTLASLVDCDKRFVVAIFSYRQGQSMKVGTRVRVDGASFRSGIVTAVLPKTSDKIDDRFAVPFPQTERRELYAIIAPDSQADSTVQPEDAARHQQSTPCTVGQWVSVTKDDGIVPSMSVTWRRLETLMTAWSSKKMPLQPTDDTERKRETGCADPTRAIQTLSKTYLQFPSR; encoded by the coding sequence GTGGCCGAATCCGACTCCTTTAGCGCGGAAAAGAAGGCGTTGGTTGAGCGGCAATCCGACATGGTCGCACGCAACGCTGCGAGCACGTATATGCTCAAGCCGACCACTCACCAGTATTCGGCCGCGTTGCATAATGCGGATGCCGAAAACGCGAAGCTCAACCAGAAGATCGCACAGCTCGATGCGCTGGGAAAAGGTATCTATGTGGGAGACGATCTCGTCGCCATCGGCACCCTGGTTCAGAAGCGGCGGGACATCGACCTTGATGAAAAAAGAATGGAAATCGAGGAAAAAGAGCTTGCCGCGGTGTTGGAAGATCACCAGCGGCTCATAGACATCGAGCAAACGAGACTGGATTCGTTGGCTGGAGCCAATGTCCGAGTTACCAGTGCGGGCAACATCCTGAACGTCGGGGCCGGGCCTGGCCGGCATGTCAATGCAGGAGACACACTGGCGTCGCTTGTCGATTGCGACAAGCGTTTCGTTGTAGCGATTTTTTCGTATCGACAGGGCCAGAGCATGAAGGTCGGCACAAGAGTCCGCGTTGACGGCGCTTCTTTCCGGTCGGGCATCGTGACCGCTGTGTTGCCCAAGACGAGCGACAAGATCGACGACCGCTTCGCTGTCCCATTCCCGCAGACCGAACGGCGGGAATTGTACGCGATCATTGCGCCTGACAGCCAGGCCGACAGCACGGTCCAACCGGAAGACGCCGCCCGGCACCAACAATCGACACCCTGCACCGTTGGTCAGTGGGTAAGCGTGACCAAGGATGACGGCATCGTTCCTTCGATGTCGGTTACCTGGCGTCGTCTCGAAACACTGATGACGGCGTGGAGCAGCAAGAAAATGCCGCTCCAGCCCACTGACGACACCGAAAGGAAACGTGAAACAGGATGTGCAGATCCCACACGCGCCATTCAGACCCTCTCGAAAACATACTTGCAATTCCCCAGCCGATGA
- a CDS encoding PepSY domain-containing protein, with product MKIAKTIFTGAALMLIACSGATPAHALTQQELVTKLESAGYSQIREIKSTAEGTAVKAMKNGKEVSLVVDSNGKIQERH from the coding sequence ATGAAGATAGCTAAGACGATTTTTACGGGTGCAGCGCTTATGCTCATTGCGTGTTCGGGCGCCACGCCTGCCCATGCCCTGACCCAGCAGGAGCTGGTAACCAAGCTGGAATCCGCGGGTTATTCACAAATCCGAGAAATCAAATCCACCGCCGAAGGTACGGCCGTCAAGGCGATGAAAAACGGCAAGGAAGTGTCGCTCGTGGTAGACAGCAACGGCAAAATCCAAGAGCGGCACTAG